Part of the Tepiditoga spiralis genome, TTACTTAAATATTTTAAATTGCTTTTATTTGTTTCACACCATCTATTTAATTGATTATTATAAAATATAATAATTTGTGTACTTTTTAAAGAAAATATATTATCTTCTATTTTTTCCATGTAATAGTCTTTATAATCATCTAAATTTATTATTTTAAATGAAAAAGAATAATCATTATTTTTATTTTTTATTTGCCAGTTTTGTACATTAGAAATCCAAAAAATTTCTTGATCAGAAGGTATTTCAAATTCATTTCCTGAAAATTCAATATAATTTATTACACAATCTTTGAAAAAAAATGTATAGTTTTTAGATAATAAAATGGTTGAAACTAGTAAAACAAAAAAAATGATTCCTTTTTCCATAAAAAGTTTTTTCATAAAACTCCTCCTTTATTTTTATGATATAATAAAATAAATTGCTTTTTAATAAATTTTACCATAATATTTTTAAGAAAATAAAAATAAGGGGGAAGTACTTTGAATTTCGATGAATTTAATAAATTCAGAAGTGAAATGAATGAAAAAATATTATCTAATGGTACACTAAACACAAAGAGGTTTTTTAACTTAGATGGAGCCGTATACAAAGAAGGAGAAATTCCTTCAAAGTATAAAGAATTAATGGGATTAGTTGCTTCAATGGTTTTAAGATGTGAAGGATGTATTGATTATCATATAGGACAATGCATAGAATTTGGAGTAACTGACAAGGAGTTTTTTGAAGCTTTTGATATTGCATTAATTGTTGGTGGATCTATTGTTATTCCTCATTTAAGAGAAGCAGTAAAATATTTAGAAACTATAAGAAATAATAATAAAAAGAATGTTTGATAATCAAACATTCTTTTTATTTAGAATTTTTTAAGGTAATTTTTTATAAATTGTTCTTGATAAGGTCCTGGCATTTTAAAATATTTAGTCAAATAATGATGCAGCATTTCATGAACTATTGTTTTTTCAAAAATACCTTTTTTTTTCAAAATATATATTGGTAATATAACAATATAATCTTTTTCATCTTTATTTTGTATGTATGCACCAGCCGTATAAGAGTATGGAAGTTTAGTTATAACTGTAAATTCATTTAAATTATCAGCTTCTAAAATACAAATTTTTTCAAAATTAAAGTTGTGTTTTTTTAAAAATGGATTTAAATATTTTTTAATTTTAAATTCATTAGAATAATGTATTGAATATGCAGATAATATTATAAAATTTATTAAAAATATAACTATTAAAAGTTTTTTCATTATTGAACCTCTAAATTATACTCTTTTGAAGTACCATAAGTTCCACTCCAATACATAGTGCTACCAAAAGCTGGTAATATTTTTATTTTACCAGAATTTATAAACTTAAAATAATAGTAAAATTTTCCATTTGTATATCCATTAGAAAAGAATGAAACTCTATCTTTTCTAAACTCTCTGCCTGAATACCAATAATCCCATGCATCATACCAATAGGAATAAAATTTATTATTATCTTGTAATACTTTTTCTTGATATCTTTTTAAGATTTGCACGTTTCCCGGTAATCTATCTTCTACATTTATATAGTTTGGAATAATACTACTTAAGTTTAAACTTATTTTTAATATATCACCATTTTTTAAGTTAATTTTTTTATTTTCAAAGGTTACTTTATAACTCCCATTTTTAGCTCCTATAAAGTTTTCATTCCCTTGAAATTTAATATTATTTAGAGTTATAGAATTTTTATTAATATTTATTATTTTATCTCCTGATACAGGAAATAATTTTTTTAATGTATTTTCTTTAAAATCATATTCATATGTATTATTTCTAAATAAGTATATTTTATTATTTAAAGTATCTATATTATAATATTTGTCTATTTTTTTATAAACATCTTTAAAGTAAACATAAAATTTTTCATTTAGTTTTATAATTGCAATTGGATTATTATTTAAAATTGAAAAAGAATAAACATTTTTTAAAATTGTTTTATATTTATTTGTTTGAGTATTGTATTCTATTAAATCATCATTTAATAGATATATATAGTCTTTAGTTTTTTGAATTTCTTTAATATTTTTAAACTTTAAGTTATTTATATAAACAAAGTTTCCATCATAGCCAATTTTTAAATTTGGTTCTATTATCCAATCCCCTTTTTCATAATTATTTTTAATTATTATAAGATTATTTTTGACAATAAATTTTGTTTCAATAAAATCAACTTTTGTGGGAATAATTTTTTCATTTATATTTATAAAAGCATCAACATATTGAATTTTATTATCTTTTGAAACAGGGATATTTATTTTTTTGTACAAGTTTTTTTCTAAGTCAATTCCATTATTAATATTAGAATTTATGTTTTCTACACTTTTAATTTCAATGTATTTATTTTTTATTAATGTATCTTCTTGTGCTTTTTTAAAGATATCTTCTTTACCAAATTTAAAATTATCTTTAAATTTAATTAAAAGCTCCAACATTCTTGCATTTTCTTTTGTTGAATACCATGAATAACTCTTTTTTTGCATAATTAAATACTTAAAAATTTTCATAATAATAGGATTATTTGGATCTTTTTTTAATAGTAATTTTAATAATGCAGAATTTATATCTACATTTGAATAGTAATAATTATTATCTTTATACTTTAAAAAAGCAATATCATTAATTTCTTCAATATCATTTAAAACATAAGAGAGTGTATCATTAAAAAATGCATAATAAACTTTATCATAAATAGTAATTGGTTTATAATTAATATTTATTCCATATAATTTTAAAACATAATATATATATCCTGAATTTATATGTTTCTTTAAAAATTCTAATCCTTTATTAATAACACTTTTTGATATATAATAATTTTTATTTAATTCATAAATACCTTCCATAACATATGCTGTTAATTCTGGATTAGATGAATCATAATTCCACCAACCCCATCCTCCATCAGTTGCTTGATATTTATAAAGTCTTTGTATAGCTTGTTTTGCTATAATATCCATATTTTTAACTGTATAACCATTTTTATAGGCTATTAAAAGTGGATATGAAGTTGATATTGTTTGTTCACTACATCTATAAGGATAATTTGATAAATAATTTAATGTGTCATCTATTAAACTATCTATTGAAAATTCTCGATAATAACTTCCTTTTTTTACTAAATAACCACTTTTAGTATTTATCAGGTCTATTTTTTCATTAATTAAATTTTGACTCTTAACTTCAAAAGGAAGTTTTACTATATCTTTATCATAATCAAATTCAATTATTTCCTTTCCAATATTTATAGCTTTCATTTGAAGATGAATAACTTTATTTGATTTAGCTGATACTGTAACTTGTCCACTTTCTGGATAAATATTTATAATATTTTTGGATATATTTTTATATGGAATAGTTATTTCTTTTTCTAAAGAGTTATAAACAACAATATCAAAATTTATAGTATCTCCTTTTATAGCAAAATTAGGTAATATTGGTCTTATATAAAAATCAAGATTTGTTTTATATTTTATACTTTGTTTTTGCATTTTTTCATTTGAAATTCCATAAGAAGTTATTCTCCATGTTGTTAATGTATCTGGATTCTTAAAATTAATTTCAGCATGTTTATTTTTAGTTTTTACAGTTAGCCACAAAGCTGTTTCTGGAAAATATTCTCTTGTATTAACCTTAACTTCTTCACTTTTTTTATATGATGCAAATTTATGAGATTGTTCAATGTCAAAGTATTTTGCACTATATGGAAAATATATATAAGAATTTCCTGTATTTATTAAAATTGAAGGGCTGTATAGTTTTGGATATAATGATTCTAATAATCTTGTGTTATCCTTTGATATTGCATACAATGATTCATCAACTACATTTAATAAAAAAATCCCATCCTGTTCAGCATCTATACTTAATTTTATATTTTCTTTTGGTTTATATAAATTTTTTTCTAATTTTAAAGTATAATTATACTTTAATGAATTTATTTTATTTAAATCTATTTCTTTGCTATCTTTGTATATTCCATTTTTTGTAAAAATTATAGCATTTAAAAAAAGATTTCTTTCTAAAGTATTTTTAGGTAATTTAAATGTATAAGAAGTGTTTTTTTCATTAAAAATTTTAATGTCATATAAATTATTTCCTGATAAAATAAAAACTCCATTTCCTTTTATTCTTGAAACATCAAATGTTATTTCATTTCCCATTTTTTTAAAGTTATTGATTAATTTTTTTTGTACTTTAACATTATTAGAGATGTAAATATTTAATGATTTTTCTGAATTTTTATATAAAAGTTTTAAATTATAATATTTTTCTTTTTTAAAATTTGCTTTTATTGTATATCTTCCATTTAAAACTTGAGCAGTTGAAATTAATGTAGAATCTTCAGTAAATAATTTTATTGTTCCGTTTTGAAAAATATTTTTTCTATCAGTTACGGTTCCTGAAATAGTTATATCTTTATTAGGTAAAGAGGTATAATAACCTTTATCTGAGGTTATTTTATAGTTTCCAGAGTAAACTTTTACTGAAAATTCATCTTTAAGCTGTCTTTGATTTTCATCAATAGTAATAATTTTTAAAGTATAATCACCTTCTATTTTTTTATTTATTTTTACAGGTATATTTAGTACTCCTTTTTCATTTGTATAATTTATCCCTGAAAAGGCTAATTGACTATTTGGATAGTTATTTGCATATATGTAAAAAGCAATTTTAGCATTACCTACAGGATTTCCATTATAATATTCAAGATTTATTTTGAAGTTTATTGTATCATTTAAATAATATTCTGTTTTATCAGAAGATATATTTATTTTATATTCTGGTTTTTCATAATCTTGAACATAAAATCCGTAATAATATTTTTCATTATTACATGTTAATTCTATATTATAATAGCCAAGAGGTGCATCTTTACTTATAAAAACACTTCCATCATACATACCATTTTTAGTTTCTATTTCATTAGTTTTTATATCTATATTTGATGGATCTTTAATTTTATAGGATATTTTTTGAATATTGGATAAATTATAAACATTATTATTTTTTAAAAAAGATAGTATTTTAAATTTTACTGTTTGACCTGGTTTATAAATATTTCTATCGGTTATTATTTTAACAGGATTATCTTTATAAGACTTCCATATTTTATAAACTCTTGTAAATCTATATGAATTTTTATACTTTACAACGATTTTTTTTAAATTCATTATTTTCATTTTTAATTCTGAAATATTAGAGAATTTTTCAATTTTATCTGTAATTAAGTAAATATCCGCTTTTACATTATTTCCATTAGAATCATAAGTCTTAACAAATAAATTTTTACCATCATAAATATTTATAAAATCAACATTTGTTACCATTACTTGGCCAGAAGAAATAATTTTATTATTTTTTTCAAATGTTATAAAATAATATCCAGGCTCAGATATTTTAAAAGAATATTCGATTTTTTTACCAGTTATAATTTTATCCATTACAAATCTTTTAGATACTTTTTCTAGTGGATATCCTTCTAAAAATATTTTTTCTGGATATATTATCTTGTAAACTTTCATCATTATTTGATTTTCATTATTGCCAATTATCTTTATTTTTTGATTGGGTAATATAACATTATTTCCTGAAATATAAACATAAGCATAGTTAATAGTTATAAATAAAATAAAAATAATAAAATTAATACTTTTTTTCATAATAACATCTCCTTTTTAATTTTGTCTTTATATTAATTCTAACATATTTTAATTTAAATAAATGTATTTTTACTTAAATTATATAATATCTTTTTTCATTTGTAAAAAATAAAACTTTTATATAAATATCTTTAACATATAATTTGTTTTTTCTAATTTTAAATTTGTTATAATGAATTCAAGGAGGCACTTATGATTGATAGAAAAAAAGCAGAATATATATTAAAATCCAAATTTAAAATTGAGAAATTTTATGAAGAACAATGGAAAACAATTAATTATTTATTAAATAATGAAAAAGTACTTTTAATTCAAAAAACTGGATATGGAAAAAGTTTATGTTATCAATTTCCTTCTATTATATTTGATGGAGTTACAATTGTATTTTCGCCACTAAAAGCCTTAATGAGAGATCAAATAAAAAGTGCTACAAATGCAGGTATACCAGTTGAAACAATAAATAGTGATAGGAATGAAACAGATAATTATCTTGCAATAGAAAAAGCTAAAAATGGTGAAATAAAAATATTATATATATCTCCAGAACGTATGGAAGATTCAAATTGGCTTGAAATAATAAAAGAAATAAAAATTTCTATGATTGTAATAGATGAAGCACATTGTATATCGGTTTGGGGACATGATTTTAGACCAGCTTATAGGAGAATTATTGAACTAGTAAAATTGCTTCCAGAATCAATACCTGTATTGGCTTTAACAGCTACAGCAACTAAAAAAGTCCAAAATGATATTCATACACAAATTGGTGGAAAATCTAAAATAATAAGAGGAGATTTGTTAAGAGAAAATCTTGTTTTAAATGTTGTAAGTGTAAAAAACGAACATGAAAAAATGGTGTTTATAAAACAAATATTAAATAGAGTTCCAGGAACTGGAATAATTTATACTGGAACAACTTCAAATGCAGAACTATTTTCAAAATGGTTTAAGTTTAATGGAATAAATTCTGTATATTATCATTCAAAATTAAAATCTTCTGATAAATATACGATCGAAAGAAAGTTAATTAACAATACAGTAAAATGTGTTGTGGCTACAAATTCATTGGGGATGGGAATAGATAAATCAGATATACGATTTATAATACACACTCAAATACCTTCTTCACCAATACATTACTATCAAGAAATAGGTAGGGCAGGAAGAGATGGGAAAAAAGCTTGGATTTTTTTAATGTACAATGAAAAAGATAAAAAATTACAAGAAAGCTTTATTGAAAGTTCAAAACCTTCTGTAACAAAGTATAACAAAGTAATAAAAAAATTAAAAGAAGAACCTTTAAAACTATCTGATTTGATGAAAAGTTTTAGAATAAAAGAGGTACAATTAAAAACTATACTCTCAGATTTAATAGAACAA contains:
- a CDS encoding carboxymuconolactone decarboxylase family protein — translated: MNFDEFNKFRSEMNEKILSNGTLNTKRFFNLDGAVYKEGEIPSKYKELMGLVASMVLRCEGCIDYHIGQCIEFGVTDKEFFEAFDIALIVGGSIVIPHLREAVKYLETIRNNNKKNV
- a CDS encoding MG2 domain-containing protein, with translation MKKSINFIIFILFITINYAYVYISGNNVILPNQKIKIIGNNENQIMMKVYKIIYPEKIFLEGYPLEKVSKRFVMDKIITGKKIEYSFKISEPGYYFITFEKNNKIISSGQVMVTNVDFINIYDGKNLFVKTYDSNGNNVKADIYLITDKIEKFSNISELKMKIMNLKKIVVKYKNSYRFTRVYKIWKSYKDNPVKIITDRNIYKPGQTVKFKILSFLKNNNVYNLSNIQKISYKIKDPSNIDIKTNEIETKNGMYDGSVFISKDAPLGYYNIELTCNNEKYYYGFYVQDYEKPEYKINISSDKTEYYLNDTINFKINLEYYNGNPVGNAKIAFYIYANNYPNSQLAFSGINYTNEKGVLNIPVKINKKIEGDYTLKIITIDENQRQLKDEFSVKVYSGNYKITSDKGYYTSLPNKDITISGTVTDRKNIFQNGTIKLFTEDSTLISTAQVLNGRYTIKANFKKEKYYNLKLLYKNSEKSLNIYISNNVKVQKKLINNFKKMGNEITFDVSRIKGNGVFILSGNNLYDIKIFNEKNTSYTFKLPKNTLERNLFLNAIIFTKNGIYKDSKEIDLNKINSLKYNYTLKLEKNLYKPKENIKLSIDAEQDGIFLLNVVDESLYAISKDNTRLLESLYPKLYSPSILINTGNSYIYFPYSAKYFDIEQSHKFASYKKSEEVKVNTREYFPETALWLTVKTKNKHAEINFKNPDTLTTWRITSYGISNEKMQKQSIKYKTNLDFYIRPILPNFAIKGDTINFDIVVYNSLEKEITIPYKNISKNIINIYPESGQVTVSAKSNKVIHLQMKAINIGKEIIEFDYDKDIVKLPFEVKSQNLINEKIDLINTKSGYLVKKGSYYREFSIDSLIDDTLNYLSNYPYRCSEQTISTSYPLLIAYKNGYTVKNMDIIAKQAIQRLYKYQATDGGWGWWNYDSSNPELTAYVMEGIYELNKNYYISKSVINKGLEFLKKHINSGYIYYVLKLYGININYKPITIYDKVYYAFFNDTLSYVLNDIEEINDIAFLKYKDNNYYYSNVDINSALLKLLLKKDPNNPIIMKIFKYLIMQKKSYSWYSTKENARMLELLIKFKDNFKFGKEDIFKKAQEDTLIKNKYIEIKSVENINSNINNGIDLEKNLYKKINIPVSKDNKIQYVDAFININEKIIPTKVDFIETKFIVKNNLIIIKNNYEKGDWIIEPNLKIGYDGNFVYINNLKFKNIKEIQKTKDYIYLLNDDLIEYNTQTNKYKTILKNVYSFSILNNNPIAIIKLNEKFYVYFKDVYKKIDKYYNIDTLNNKIYLFRNNTYEYDFKENTLKKLFPVSGDKIININKNSITLNNIKFQGNENFIGAKNGSYKVTFENKKINLKNGDILKISLNLSSIIPNYINVEDRLPGNVQILKRYQEKVLQDNNKFYSYWYDAWDYWYSGREFRKDRVSFFSNGYTNGKFYYYFKFINSGKIKILPAFGSTMYWSGTYGTSKEYNLEVQ
- a CDS encoding RecQ family ATP-dependent DNA helicase → MIDRKKAEYILKSKFKIEKFYEEQWKTINYLLNNEKVLLIQKTGYGKSLCYQFPSIIFDGVTIVFSPLKALMRDQIKSATNAGIPVETINSDRNETDNYLAIEKAKNGEIKILYISPERMEDSNWLEIIKEIKISMIVIDEAHCISVWGHDFRPAYRRIIELVKLLPESIPVLALTATATKKVQNDIHTQIGGKSKIIRGDLLRENLVLNVVSVKNEHEKMVFIKQILNRVPGTGIIYTGTTSNAELFSKWFKFNGINSVYYHSKLKSSDKYTIERKLINNTVKCVVATNSLGMGIDKSDIRFIIHTQIPSSPIHYYQEIGRAGRDGKKAWIFLMYNEKDKKLQESFIESSKPSVTKYNKVIKKLKEEPLKLSDLMKSFRIKEVQLKTILSDLIEQKIIRKNSKSYYEYIPNSNVFDEMAIEKLRERKYLELNSMINYALTNKCRMNFLRNYLDDKTTEVCNNCDNDRKIKYAVKINDDENKKIFDFFDLLYPQIKVDTKNDILNNGVAFFKDSKKINYIIKNKEDFPYYMVLNLAKAFKSKFDNEDFDMALYVPNEDEIYIKRFSAKLGKVLNIPVKYYLKLSKYGFECTRSYEFVGKKILIIDAVYKKNTINLIANLLKRLGAKKVIPLTIAIGEDETFE